The window GTATCGTACCAGCCGCCGAACTTGTAGCTGCCCTGCAGATTACCGAACTTCGGCAGCCAAGCGAGCTCGGCCGGAATGAGCAGGCCGGTGGATCCCGAGTGGAACACCGAAAGCGCCGACTGCGAGACCTTCAGGTAGTTGGGATTGGAGTCATACACACCGAACTGAAAATAGCCGAAGCCTTGCAGGTTGAATTTCAGCCGGGTGGCCCAGTAGCTAACTGGCCAGTTGTAGATGTAATTGCCGACGAGGTTGCCGGGCTGCGCGCCGCAGAAGGTCAGGTTCTGGAAGTCGCACGCGAACGATGCGAAATCCTCGCCGAAGGTGATCCGCCCGATCTTCCAGTCGACCAGGCCGTCGACGAACTTCTGGTCGTACCAGAATTGGGTGAGCCGCAGCGTCTGGCCGCGTCCGAATAGCTCCTGCACCTGCTGTAGCGTGCCGAGGCGCGCGTCATCGCTCAGATTGCTGCCGTTGCGGTCGGTCCATGTGACCTGGATCGTGCCGCCGGGCACGACTCCGAGCTTCGCAAGATCGAACGTGGTGCCGAAGGTCCATTGATCGGTGTAGGCGACCTGCTGTCGCTGACCGCCCGTTGCGTTGCCGGCGAGTTCGCTGGTGTAACCGAATTGAAAATCGATGCCGGCATTCAACAGCCGGGTTCGTGCGCCGTCCCAATCGCCGAGCAGCCAGGGAACTGGAGCAGGGACCGGATCGGCCGCGGTGCCGGGAAGCGTCAGATCGGCAGCTTGTGCGACATGGCCGACGACGCAGACCGATATCGCCGCGAGACCCAGCCAGAGACAGAACGCTGTCGGATACTTCGTTCGGTCGCCGGATGACGCAAGCATGACGACGCTCCCGGTTTCAATGCCTCAATGACTTCAATCCTTCAGTGCGTAGGCGATGACGTAGTCGCCGCGCTTGGTGCCGAACGAGCCGTGTCCGCCGGCCGCGGTGACGATGTATTGCTTGCCGCCGGCCTCGTAGCTCATCGGCGTCGATTGCGCGCCGGCAGGAAGGCGATCTTCCCACAGCACCTTGCCGTCGCGCACGTCATAGGCGCGGATCGTGTACTCGTAGGTGCCGGTGTAGAATGCGACGCCGCCGGCGGTGGTGATCGGCCCGCCCAGCATCGGCACGCCCATCTTGAACGGAAGCGGCAGCGGCGTGGTGTCCCGGATCGTGCCGTTGGGATGCTGCCAGACGACCTTCATCGTCTTGAGATCGATCGCTGCCATCGAGCCCCATGGCGGCCGGTAGCACGGCACGGAGAGCGGCGAGAGGAAGCTCGAGATATCCACCCCGAACGGCGTGCCGTACATCGGCTGCGTCCCGACCTCGCTGCCGACCGGCTTCTCGGCGGTCGGTGCCGGGGGATTCTGCGGGCCGCGCGGAACGAGTCTTGAGACGAAAGGCAGCGACATCGGATTGGCGATGGCGATCTGCCTGACAGGATCGACCGCGATGCCGCCCCATTCGAACATGCCGAGATTGCCCGGGAAAACCAGCGTGCCCTGCAACGAGGGCGGCGTGAACGTACCCTCGTAGCGCAAGCGGTGGAACATGATCCGGCACAGCAGCTGGTCGAAGATCGTGCCGCCCCACATGTCGGCGCCGGTCAGCTTTGCCCCCGGTCGGAATGTCAGCTCGGAAAACGGCTGGGTCGGTGCGGAGCGGTCGCCGGGCGCGGCGCCCTGCGGCACCGGACGTTCCGGCGCCGGCACGATCAATTCGCCGGTCCTGCGGTCGAGCACGAAGATATTACCCACCTTGGTCGGCTGGATGATCGCGGGAACGACGCCCTTGGCCGTCGTCACATCGACTAGGCTCGGCTGCGAGGGGACGTCCATGTCCCAGAGATCGTGATGCACGGTCTGGTACGACCAGGCGCGCTTGCCGGTGTTGACATCCAGCGCGACGATCGAGCTGGAATAGCGCTCGACCAGCGCATCGCGATTGCCGCCCCAGATGTCGGGTCCGTTGTTGCCGGTCGGGATGTAGACCAGATTAAGTTTCGGATCGAACGAGGCCGTGATCCAGGAGTTCGGCGACCCGTTGGTGTAGTGGCGCGTCGGCGACGGCAGCGCGTTCTCGTCGGCCGCGGCGGAGTCCCAGGCCCAGACCAGTTTGCCGGTGTAGACATCGAAGCCGCGGATCACGCCCGAAGGCACTTCGACGGCGTAATTGTCGATCACCGCGGCGGCGACGACCAGGATCCTGTCACTGACGACAGGCGGTGACGTCGGCTCGAAGAAGCCGGCGGTCTTGATCCCCATCCCCTGCTGCAGGTCGAGGATGCCGTGATCGGCAAAGCCATCGCAGAGCTTGCCGCTGTCCGCATCGAGCGCGATCATGCGGCCGTCATTGACCGGCAGGAAGATCCGACGCGTGCATTCGGCCGGCGCCGGACTGCCGCCGCTGTCGACGGCGCCCTGCGCGGTCTCGTGATAGGAGACGCCGCGGCAGGTCATGTGCTGGAACGTCTTGTTGTGCACAAGCTTGGGGTCGTATCGCCAGCGCTCGGTGCCGGTCTTGGCATCGAGCGCGAACAGCACCTGGTGCTGCGAGCAGAGATAGAGCGTGTCGCGCACCTTGATTGGGGTGACCTCGAACGTGGTCTCGCCGGAATCCTCCGGCGTCGGCACGTCGCCGGTGCGAAAGGTCCAGGCGACTTTGAGGTTGCCGACATTGTCGGGCGTGATCTGCTTCAGCGGTGAATAGCGCTGTCCGAATTGCGTGCGTCCATAGGCGCGCCAATCGCCGTCCGGTTGCGGATCGGCCTCGCTTTGCTGCACGGCAGGTCCGGCTTCCGCAATCGTGCCGTTGATGTCGTGATAGCTCGACAGCAGCCCGGCCACGAGGACCGCCGCAGCCGCCACGACGCCGACCCAGAGCGGCGCGGTCGCACGCCTGTAGGATACCGGCTCGTTTCGTTGCAGTCCGCGAACGATCACGGGTGTCAGCAGCCAGAGCGCCATCGGGAAGATGATGTCGCCGCGCGCCGCGAGCGGCCACCAGTCGAATTTCACCTCATAGACGGCCCACGCCAGCGTGCCGACCAGCACGATCGCAAACAGCCAGAGCGCGGAACGGCGCTGCGCCAGCAACAGCGCAGCCGTGGCGAGAATGCCGATGCCGAGGATGATGTAGAAGATGGATCCGCCCAAAGCGGCGAGCCAGATGCCGCCGCCGGTGAGGACCAGGCCGATCAAGGCGTAGACAATACCGGTGATGAAGACTGCCCTGGATCGCTGCATGGTCGCTCCGGTGCGGAAGCGGGACTGGGCTTGTCCCGCGCAAGCGCAACAGACCGCGTCCGCCATCAATAACTGTCGTTCAGTCAGTCGTAACTTGCAACCTGGAACTGCGGCGTCGATGCAACACAAGCGCGCAAAGTTGCGATATCAGTTCTTGCCGAAGCAGGATCATTCAAACTGCGCGCACTTTGTTCAACAAGGAGCAACGCCAGGCGCCTGGCGCTGACGCAGAGGTGACGGGCCCTCAGCAAATCTTGAATCGACGCGCTCTTCCAGTTCTGCGCCAGCGCTGCTTTATACCGTTCCGCAGATCTCATCGCAGATGCCCGGCTCGCAGGAGAAGCACGAATGACATTGAACCCTACAGCCAGGAATTATCGTGTCGCGGTCGCCGCCTACGAGGCGGGCCGGCCCAGTTATCCGGCGGAGATCGTCGCCGCGCTGCCGCTGCAGGCCGCGCGCTGTGTCGTCGATCTCGGTGCCGGAACCGGTAAATTCACCCGCCTGCTGCTTCAGCACTTGCCCGCGACCGCGCGTCTGGTCGCGGTCGAACCCGTCGCCGAGATGTCGGCCAAGCTGATCGAGGAAGCGCGGGTGGAGGTCATCAACACCCGCGCCGATGCGATCGGCCTCGAAACCGGCAGCGTCGATCTCGTCACCTGCGCGCAGGCGTTCCATTGGTTCGACAACGAGGCGTCGGTGGCCGAGATCGCGCTGCTCCTGCATCCCAGAGGGACGCTGGCGCTGGTCTGGAACAACAGGGACGACCGCGCACCGTGGGTCGACGCCTTGTCCGTCATGATCGAAGGCTACGCCGGAGATACGCCTCGGCAGCGGACAGGACGCTGGCGCTGGATATTGAAAGACCCTCGCTTCGCGCTCGAGAAGGAAATCGTGCAGGACCATCCGCATCGGATGGCGCGCCAGGGTGTCTATGAGCGCGTCGTGTCGACGAGCTATGTCGCCAATCTTCCCGACGCCGAAAAGGCGGTCCTTCGCGACAAGACCGATGCCATCCTGCGTGAGGCCGGCCTCGGTGATGCCGACGAAGTGGTGTTTCCTTACGTCACGCAGCTCTTCTTGCTGAAGCGGACCTAGCGCGCGCTATTGCGCGGCGCGTCCTTGCTCGACGGCCTGCTTCAGGCGCGGCAGCGCCATGCGCCAGTAGAACGCGACATGCCTGGCGCCGGAGTCGGCGCCGATTTCCCAACCGTCCCCGCGCCGAATTGGCGATGGTGGCACCTGCTGGGCGACGGTCAGCAGCGTCTCTCCGCTGTCAGCCGCGAGCGTCATCGTGATCGTCGCATAGGATTGCGGAACATCCGGCAGGCCGGAGACCTGCGACCAGTAGGAATATTCGAGCCGTGACGCCGGTTCGACACGGAGGACGCGGCCCTTGTCGCGGTAGCGCTTCGCGCCGATCTCCGCCTCGATCTCGATCGATGCGCCGATCTGCCAATCGGTGTTGAAATGCGCATTGCGCCATGTCTCGCCCGCTTTGGGATCCATGATCGCGTCCCATACATGCCCTGGCTCCGCGGCGATGCGGATCGACTCGGTGATAGTCTGCAAGGTCCGAGGCTCGTCCGTCATCGCATGCTCACTTGTCGCTTACGACTTTCCATTTCCCGTCCGCACCACGTCGCAGCGCTGGATCGCCGA of the Bradyrhizobium quebecense genome contains:
- a CDS encoding class I SAM-dependent methyltransferase, which translates into the protein MTLNPTARNYRVAVAAYEAGRPSYPAEIVAALPLQAARCVVDLGAGTGKFTRLLLQHLPATARLVAVEPVAEMSAKLIEEARVEVINTRADAIGLETGSVDLVTCAQAFHWFDNEASVAEIALLLHPRGTLALVWNNRDDRAPWVDALSVMIEGYAGDTPRQRTGRWRWILKDPRFALEKEIVQDHPHRMARQGVYERVVSTSYVANLPDAEKAVLRDKTDAILREAGLGDADEVVFPYVTQLFLLKRT
- a CDS encoding SRPBCC family protein codes for the protein MDPKAGETWRNAHFNTDWQIGASIEIEAEIGAKRYRDKGRVLRVEPASRLEYSYWSQVSGLPDVPQSYATITMTLAADSGETLLTVAQQVPPSPIRRGDGWEIGADSGARHVAFYWRMALPRLKQAVEQGRAAQ
- a CDS encoding glucose/quinate/shikimate family membrane-bound PQQ-dependent dehydrogenase, coding for MQRSRAVFITGIVYALIGLVLTGGGIWLAALGGSIFYIILGIGILATAALLLAQRRSALWLFAIVLVGTLAWAVYEVKFDWWPLAARGDIIFPMALWLLTPVIVRGLQRNEPVSYRRATAPLWVGVVAAAAVLVAGLLSSYHDINGTIAEAGPAVQQSEADPQPDGDWRAYGRTQFGQRYSPLKQITPDNVGNLKVAWTFRTGDVPTPEDSGETTFEVTPIKVRDTLYLCSQHQVLFALDAKTGTERWRYDPKLVHNKTFQHMTCRGVSYHETAQGAVDSGGSPAPAECTRRIFLPVNDGRMIALDADSGKLCDGFADHGILDLQQGMGIKTAGFFEPTSPPVVSDRILVVAAAVIDNYAVEVPSGVIRGFDVYTGKLVWAWDSAAADENALPSPTRHYTNGSPNSWITASFDPKLNLVYIPTGNNGPDIWGGNRDALVERYSSSIVALDVNTGKRAWSYQTVHHDLWDMDVPSQPSLVDVTTAKGVVPAIIQPTKVGNIFVLDRRTGELIVPAPERPVPQGAAPGDRSAPTQPFSELTFRPGAKLTGADMWGGTIFDQLLCRIMFHRLRYEGTFTPPSLQGTLVFPGNLGMFEWGGIAVDPVRQIAIANPMSLPFVSRLVPRGPQNPPAPTAEKPVGSEVGTQPMYGTPFGVDISSFLSPLSVPCYRPPWGSMAAIDLKTMKVVWQHPNGTIRDTTPLPLPFKMGVPMLGGPITTAGGVAFYTGTYEYTIRAYDVRDGKVLWEDRLPAGAQSTPMSYEAGGKQYIVTAAGGHGSFGTKRGDYVIAYALKD
- a CDS encoding carbohydrate porin encodes the protein MLASSGDRTKYPTAFCLWLGLAAISVCVVGHVAQAADLTLPGTAADPVPAPVPWLLGDWDGARTRLLNAGIDFQFGYTSELAGNATGGQRQQVAYTDQWTFGTTFDLAKLGVVPGGTIQVTWTDRNGSNLSDDARLGTLQQVQELFGRGQTLRLTQFWYDQKFVDGLVDWKIGRITFGEDFASFACDFQNLTFCGAQPGNLVGNYIYNWPVSYWATRLKFNLQGFGYFQFGVYDSNPNYLKVSQSALSVFHSGSTGLLIPAELAWLPKFGNLQGSYKFGGWYDTSTAPDVVTDVNGNPAVLSGQPLLQSRGRYGAYVSFVQQVIRRLQASSAGMLSLFFNASMADRRTATTDYQIAGGMIYTGPFQLRPEDDIGFAVGTTHVNGRIAWSEELQNLVGLGPVAVQGNEYVMELYYTYRPLAGLQVRPNIQYVIDPGGTSRNANALVFGLKTVANF